In Lycorma delicatula isolate Av1 chromosome 10, ASM4794821v1, whole genome shotgun sequence, a genomic segment contains:
- the LOC142331348 gene encoding odorant receptor 67a-like isoform X3 — protein sequence MCVFLYLAIETNNTFMSIGFLCSAVFESLLLYAYCIHGQRLIDEYDELRRSLAECSWVDKPQWFKKMLLIMMTRSNAPVCIKPFGIYIINLENFIKPSGAAI from the exons ACTAATAATACTTTTATGAGTATCGGATTCTTATGCTCAGCTGTATTTGAAAGTCTCTTATTGTACGCTTATTGCATTCATGGACAAAGACTAATTGATGag TATGATGAACTACGAAGGTCTCTGGCTGAATGTTCTTGGGTGGACAAACCACAGTGGTTTAAAAAGATGTTACTTATAATGATGACGAGATCAAACGCACCAGTTTGCATAAAACCTTTTGGAATCTATATTATCAATTTAGAAAACTTCATAAAG ccgtccggtgcggCGATCTAG
- the LOC142331348 gene encoding odorant receptor 67a-like isoform X2, whose translation MCVFLYLAIETNNTFMSIGFLCSAVFESLLLYAYCIHGQRLIDEYDELRRSLAECSWVDKPQWFKKMLLIMMTRSNAPVCIKPFGIYIINLENFIKPCVLFHVEPSGAAI comes from the exons ACTAATAATACTTTTATGAGTATCGGATTCTTATGCTCAGCTGTATTTGAAAGTCTCTTATTGTACGCTTATTGCATTCATGGACAAAGACTAATTGATGag TATGATGAACTACGAAGGTCTCTGGCTGAATGTTCTTGGGTGGACAAACCACAGTGGTTTAAAAAGATGTTACTTATAATGATGACGAGATCAAACGCACCAGTTTGCATAAAACCTTTTGGAATCTATATTATCAATTTAGAAAACTTCATAAAG cCTTGTGTTCTGTTCCatgtcgagccgtccggtgcggCGATCTAG
- the LOC142331348 gene encoding odorant receptor 2a-like isoform X1: MCVFLYLAIETNNTFMSIGFLCSAVFESLLLYAYCIHGQRLIDEYDELRRSLAECSWVDKPQWFKKMLLIMMTRSNAPVCIKPFGIYIINLENFIKVLKVTYSSVNLLQSLNRN, translated from the exons ACTAATAATACTTTTATGAGTATCGGATTCTTATGCTCAGCTGTATTTGAAAGTCTCTTATTGTACGCTTATTGCATTCATGGACAAAGACTAATTGATGag TATGATGAACTACGAAGGTCTCTGGCTGAATGTTCTTGGGTGGACAAACCACAGTGGTTTAAAAAGATGTTACTTATAATGATGACGAGATCAAACGCACCAGTTTGCATAAAACCTTTTGGAATCTATATTATCAATTTAGAAAACTTCATAAAG gtattgAAGGTCACTTATTCTTCTGTCAATTTGCTTCAATCTTTAAATcgaaactaa